The Myxocyprinus asiaticus isolate MX2 ecotype Aquarium Trade chromosome 46, UBuf_Myxa_2, whole genome shotgun sequence genome includes the window ccactaatcacgaccacgaggaggtttacctcatgtgactttaccctacctagcaaccggaccaatttggttgcttaggagacctgactggagtcattcagcacaccctggatttaaactcgcaactccaagggtggtagtcatcgtcaatacttgctgagctaccaaggcccccgtAAATAAACACTTTATAATCATTTCACTTTTGTAAAAACATAAACTTCATTTATctgaaaaattaagaaaatatcaGGTTGTGTCAGGATTTTGGAGCATTTGCTGCCAtctgttgaaataaaaaaaaaataaaaaacataacatgacatgacatgaaataACACTTTCAGCCAGTAGGTGGCTATAGTGATCTATTAAAAAGGATGTGCCTTGACTTTATAACCCAATGTTGAAACAATCTTATATTCGACTTGTTTTTTCACAAGTTatgattttgtatatatatactttGACATCATCAaagactattatttgtcaaaattgTCAAACCACTTGTTTTGAAGAATCAGTTCTTGCAATTATGCTacattatgcttacagtcaaacctgaggTATTATGAAGAGAAGACAAAGCATTTAGTTACGTATTGTTTATTTTAGACATCAAACATCAAAGTtcaatcaattaaattaatagaAATGTCAATAAAACAAACAGCAATAAACAGATATGAACAGCAGTGAACAGCTTTAATACAATTTGTGTACAAACagaagactttgcaatggcaaacatCAAAATTCAAATCAGTGACGTGAACAGCAGTAATGTGGGGTCAGACTCTGATCtgtacgtttgtgtgtgtgtttgctgcatTGTGGTTgactgatttttatttgacaaaataaaaataaaaattgctcaGCAATGTTGTCTCACAAATTAATTTCTctctggatgtgtgtgtgttctgcattgtggatgtgctAGAGTCTCaccccatgtgtgtgtgtgtgtgtgtgtgtgtgtttgtgtaagtgtgttcgtgcatgtttgtgtgtgtgtgtgtgtgtgtgtgtgtgtgtgcgcgtgcatgtttgtgtgttcagatggcaagtgcaGGAAAAGTAACCAAGCCTTGTGCTGCTTCgatgaaggaaaccatttttaatttgaaaaagaaaAGTCAAATGGGTAAAAAATGACCCGATCAAGGGTTAAAGGAcacatgttttattattattattattattattattattattattattatttcaacagTAGCTGCTTATGCCAAACTCTGGGGTTTTGGAAtgaaataggcaaaaatattggTTTATTTTAGAATATACAATGAACAACACCGTCAGAAAGTATTCGctatgttgatttttattttattttttcttcatccAAACtatgacacattaaaataaaatctcaCCCATATGAACATTTTAGAAATAATCTTCCTCCAGAATTAAAGACATTTCTTATTTACAGATAGATCCAAAGTTTAATAAAATGCTTCTTGATCAGAATGCTTCTTGATCTCGACTTTTTCCAACCAACGgtattaaaaaaattagaatgcaaaaatgtaaaaaataataatacaaaacaatGTACATGTAATgaattaattcattaataaatgccacaaaaaaaaaaaaaaaaattaaaataaaaaaaaatcttgaacgtTTCATCAGTCTTATAAGATATAAAGCACACACCACGCTCTTCCTTGGGAGCCAATCAACGCTTGTCAAATGTCAATGACCCCGCCTCTCTAATGACGTCACTGTCATATGACAACATCACAACAAAAATGTCAGCCTGCTCTCCGGTGGGCTAACAAAACCCCATGTTTTGAATTTATTTCCATCGTTctacaattataaaacaaaacaaaaaaattagcattttcgTCTTAACCTTTCCGAAGTGTGCAGCtgataaaagtattttttaaacaaCCCAATTTAGTAGATTATTCATACAGTAAGTATTTTCTACGCACGCGACTGCCTTACATTTATCAGTTCATCATTGATTTGATTCATTAGCAACGGTAAtatgttctgttttgtttgaaGTATCATCATGGAGCCAACGGCCTCTGGGATATTTTGCAACAGGATGCTTAGCATGGTGAACTCTGAGGATGTGAACGCGATCATTCAAGCTCAGAGACACATGTGAGTTTGTAGTTACAATGGCAAAATCTAATAGCCATGTCTcaaacagtctctctctctctctttttttttttttttttttcattttaagcaGAAGTTGTTTCATGACTGCATGACTTCCAGGTTGGACCGATTTGAGAAGACCAATGAGATGCTGATCAACTTTAACGGGCTGTCCAATGTGCGCTTACAACAGATGAATGAACACTTTCTAACGCACACACGTACTTTAATTGAGATGAAGAAAGACTTGGACAGCATCTTTAGACGAATAAGGTATTTTGTTTATAGCAAAAGATGTTAATTCTATGAGATGTATAGGGAAGTCTGAGATAGTGGATTATGTGGGACATATTATGTGCACATTATAATGGTGAATTTGTTTGGGTGACAAttgaaaatcaaaagtaaaaaaaaatatatatatataataataataaaaaaaatgtcccagattaccccAATGCACTTTATTATTTCCATTCTTATAGTAACATAAGTTATATCGTATAAGTAATGTGGTTTTAAAATAGTTTGTGTTTTCCCAGGACTTTAAAAGGCAAGATTGCAAAGCAATATCCTGAAGCCTTTAGCAGTAAGTTATTATGCAGTTTTCTATGGATCATGCTGTATTTTGTACCACAGTTTTGCTCATTTAGATGTAATCAACGCATTTTGACTATACTGGAAATACATAATGATTATTTGAATCAGTATTTTGATATCAATCTACAATAAggatatatttgttaacatttgcaGATGCATTAGATTACATGGACAATGAGCAAAATattttgacagcatttattagtcttggttaatggtaatttataaatataaatgtgttaaTCGTTAGTTCATatcaattcataatgcaataactaattttaacatgtaaaacgtttcaaaatgtattagtatatgttgaaattaacattaaagggatagttcatccaaaaatgaaaattctctcatcatgtactcaccctcatgccatcccagatgtgaatgactttctttcttctgcagaacagaaactaagattttaagaagaatatctcagttctgtaggtccatacaatgcaagtgaatgatgaccaaaaatgtgaagctcaaaaaagcatataaaggcagcataaaa containing:
- the LOC127436039 gene encoding kxDL motif-containing protein 1-like — translated: MEPTASGIFCNRMLSMVNSEDVNAIIQAQRHMLDRFEKTNEMLINFNGLSNVRLQQMNEHFLTHTRTLIEMKKDLDSIFRRIRTLKGKIAKQYPEAFSNINECSNLEGDDDDPIPPSMATTITTTATSERSTESCDTSPDVISPTISCCSEDPSQENIGTPTSDSPEHAVLRDEGPDSAQF